The Rhipicephalus sanguineus isolate Rsan-2018 chromosome 4, BIME_Rsan_1.4, whole genome shotgun sequence DNA window ACTTGACCACTCTCCCTCAGTCGAGCTTGTGCCAGATAAAGCCGTACCGCACCACGTGCAGCGCACATAGCTGCTATATGCGCAACGCGTCGTGCACCACCGGATGCGCAGCGACGCGAGACGCGCGAGCCCTTAAAGTGCTGCTTCAACATGCCACTCTCCAGAAGAGAGCTGCTGAGAGTTGGTAGTGCATCATTGCCGCAACACCTCAGCAGAGTTAGAACAACGCTCCTcagcagggcgtagccaggggagggggggttcaacccccccccttcagttttgcttgtgtatattacacgcacacatacaaacgcacgcaagaacatacataaagtatggttgaaccccccccccccccgaaaagaatttctggctaccctGCTCCTCAGGTGTTTTTGCAACCATTCACATTAAATGCAGTCTCACAAACTCATTCACGAAGAACGTAGACATTGGTGATCAGTAATCTTGGTTTCACTGAACATTGTTTCTGTAGTTTGATGGGTTGAATGAGAATGGACATGTTTTTAGGCGTGCGACAAGTTTTAAGTTTAGTCAATGAGAAAACCCACCCAAGCGTCCGTATGTCTATCCGTCTGGCACGGAAGGCAAATCGCTGTAAATAAATTCGTAATGAGAAACGTACGTTGGCGGTGGTGAGTTTCGAATGTACGACACAGAAGCCGAGTGTGCCTCCCTCTGGCTAAGCGCTGCGGCTCGTGGCATGTTAATATTCTGAGCCACATGAAGTGTTGTACCGACGGAGCTGCAGCACGGTGCtgtagaaagcaataaacatgaacaaagacgccgtgccgatgccTCTTGACAAAGGCAATTCAGAGAAGCCATCGCGCGACAGGCGTTGTGAATGGAAGCGGGAGATTCTGGATGTCATTGGAAACAAGGAGCGCACAACTCGCCCCTCGTCCTCTCACGATGGTCTCGTTTCTGTCTTGCGCTACGCGTTTCTATTTAATGATCCCCGACGGTGTTTCTCGCAAATATAGCAATCACAGTGGCCCAACGACGTCGACGGAGCTAGGGAATTGTAGAAAAAAGTAAGGCGTCGTTTAGACAACTCCCAGGGGAGTTCTCTGTAGTACTCGTTTTGCACGATAAGCAGCGCAACGCTGCGCTTGAAGAAAGATTGAAGTATTGCCAGCTGAAAATTTGAGATGTGCCGGCAGTGTAATAGTTGTCACACCGTCACTGCTGATCACTCGAGCCCGATCAGGGTCGAACTTCTCCACAATGATTGGTTCTCTTCCGCAGCTTTCGTAAAGGGAGCCAATTACGACCGCGAAATTCGATCCGCGTGAGGCGAGATCGCGATTGAAATTgaccgtgtgacagcggtattactTGTATCTAgccacaaaaaaagtcacagtttcgccgcaagggcgaagcaatgaatgcgatagcaagaaactaatgctatacgaagtgaggctcgccaatggatactctcagtttgacaGCGCTTCCGTTGCAagggcggccgaagcagcgaaggaaactagcgcgcttcaagtgtcgagctgtgacacttgatagttcgctctcatcgtctgtttgttcatttagcggcgtcccttgagctcgggtgactttcgtacgctccgtaacatgagcgcggacaccacggtgaaagcttgaaacaaccctcttcccctgaccaccagaaaaccgcgcgagcagacagcggaagggcaaggttctccctgcgcaataagaagaagcgaccGAACTCGCCGACgagttttaaatgcgcccgtcgtgctcctagcgccatctcgctggtaatgaagaaactcttataagcgccggccgtctttgagtccgtccagcggtaaagggtatgtatataacgctcgccgttggctacgtgaaggatctgcgtttgtggcgtagcggttagcgccagtcgctgcggagcaagaggtccctggttcgattccgcgcatcggaagcatttttctgaattctttttctttggggcttttatgtatatacatacctatacatatacggtgcatgacggcgacggcgacggcaaaattcagccgagactgtccatataattgctatcgcaataaaagcattcTGTGTTTACGAGCGGAGGAAGCAGAGAACTGTCTACACTTACAGTTGCGGCTATGAATGTTCATATGTTCGCATGTGTTGAAGCGTTTGATGGTTGAAGCTGTATTTCTGCTAATTCTACATAACTTTAATTTagggacagcctttgtcacatGCTGGTATGCCCAAGCTGAAATTAAGCGCTACATCGTAAGTCATGTTCCCATACTGTTGTTTTTACATGACGAACAATAACTAACTTATTTTTCTACTGCTTGGCGATATGTAATGCTGCTGTATTAACGCTGCAAGACTACTCAGTGACAAAAGATTGAAAGAAAGTTTTCATCACTAAATGGCATAAATGTCTGCCGTGCACGAGGATTGCATATTTGTATTTATGCAAACGTAAATGCAAGGACATTATTAGTACCTAACTTTGAGATGTTGGTCACTTCATTTGATTTCGTACAACACCCAGAGCTCCAACCGTGCTGCCACAAGCGGCTATCTGTCGCAAGGAAGAATGGAAGATGGTCAGAAGAAAGATGCTACTGCTGTTGGCAAACCCAGGATCGTCAAGTAAGATAACGAGCGTTTGAAAATACTCGCTTCGTAATGTTTAAATCGTATTTCAAGGAAAACGACTCCAGGTTTAAAAAGCGGTGCATTGCTCTTGACTGTTATGAAGTTGAGATATGTATACAGACAAGCAATATGGCGTTCCTTTCTTGTCAGTTGCCTAAAACAAGCATGCTCCCTTGCTATTCAGGGTCGCGAAAACCAGCCTTGAGTACGCGCCATATGTTACGGGTGATCTTAAATGCGTTTAAATAAAAGGGAACGCGTTAATCGGTTTTAGCGGCTATAGTTACGAAAGCCCTAGTGGATCTCATCATGGTTCACAGTCTTACTTATACTAtcaatgtcgcctttctatgaaggATTTCAGAAACAATTCCGCATCACGCAGCCGCTTACTGGCATCTTAAACAAACACGTTGGTCTATTCATGGACGCGTTGAAGAACACTAACGATTTTCAATAAAGAGCTTCCCGCAAAACGACTCGCGTACCACAAATTTTTAGTGCTAGGAATCCGCGCAATACTTTTGTGAGTATGACTGACGCAAATGCACGGCCATACACTTTCCTATCGGTGATACAGTTTGAACCTCTGCTAGGCAATAGTGGTGACCACCTTTCATTCCGATATATGCGAAAGGTTAAACTATGTCCAGGTTGAAAGTGAAAATCCGTGAGCATACTCTGCATTGCGTAGCATGTAAGTGGGCACCGGGGACATCGGTAGTGATGGGCCGAACTTCTGGTTTTGACAGGCGGAAGCAGCAGCTTTGATGAGAAGAACGAACGGCAAGTTTGACGGGTTCATAAAACCGCTTGGAGAGCGCCTCAACAACGGTGAAGAGCGCTCCAACACTATCACTTGCAGTGAAAGCGTTAAACAGAGAAGTTTCGCGTCCGGAAGGAGGGGGCCACGTGTGGGGCCATGGCACATGTGCGAGTCACTACCGATGACCCCGGTGCCCCGGCTAAAGAAGTGCTTCACTACGCATTTCTGACAAGGAAATGTCTCTTAACATTTGATAACAATCTAATGCAGCTGGTTTATGCGATACTAATGATGCTGTTGCGTTTTTTCGTGGTTATTAGGCCTGTTTTTACTGAATGCTAATTATACATGTTCGCCTGCGCTTTGGAGCGTATGCTGAAAGTTATAGTGTTGTACGGGTTTAAGTCTTTTAGCACACTAATGTGTGATAACTAGGATCGGAACAGTATATATGACGTGTGTTGTTCTGCTGAATAAATGTTTGCTTGATGTCACGCACGTTACGTCTacgttctttctctgtccttctcTTTTACCCAATTCGACGAGTCACGTGTCGAGCTCCTATTGTGCATTGCCTATGTTGACTGAATGGTGTCGTACAGCGTCTAAGCTTTTTAAACAAGGTCATTGCCTATCTCTGGGCCCGAGGTATTTGAAGAATAATAGAGCGCAAAGCGATATCTTTTGTGCTCTAATGCAATAATGAACGCTCCTTTGTTCTAGCAATCGCTCACTCACATGTTCGTTTTTTTTAAATACCAGGGTAGATCTCTACGAAGAACCCCACGAAGCTACGGGCGAAGGCTTCTGCAAGGCTCCGCGACTGAGCTTCGTAGAGTGCAGCTGTCCGGATGCAAGCGTACTCGGGAGGCAGAAGAAAGGCGGTGAGGCGGCAGGCATAGCAAGTGCTGGTGGGTAGTCGGGCTTGCCTTCGTCATGACGACCATGGAGTCCGCCACCAGCCGCTGTTCGGGGTTTCTCTACGTGGGAATCATAGAACAGATGCACGTTGACCGTGGCCTCGCCTCGTGGCCGGTAAACCTCGTCACGTCGGTGAACGACTTGGGGGTAAGCACGTCTGGCTCGGCGGTGTGGTACAAATGTTCACAGCGTTGGAGATTCGGAGCTGTAGCTCGGTGTTCTAGAGAAGACTTAGCAACATGCCGTTGACTTTCGGCCGGAACACGTCAATTCAATGGTCGGGGCTTCTGCTTACCTTTAACGACAACTTTAATGAATATGCGATAAAGTATGGTCATGGGAACAAACGTTAGGTTACACGGCCATCTTAAAAGCTACAGATGAGTCGCCTTGATTAGGATCAACTCCTGCTCCTATTGAGAGCGACACGATATAGCTGCGCGAGAAATATACGGGTATGTAATTCGGCGCTCATCAAAGCGAGAGCTGTGGTGGCACGCTCATTAATAACGGAAACTGAGCACGAGTGCGAAAATATTGCCTCAGCGAACTAACAAACGGTGTACTTCTAAGAGCACTATTTAAAGCTCCATACTTATCCATAACACCGGTTCATGCCAGCGCAGCAAGGTATGGCTACACGAAACCAGACGTTATATTGCAGGGAATTCTAAAAGTGACGAGCAGGGTTCGTGCAACAAGTTAATGGCTGCTAAAAGCGATCTGGAAGATTTCTTAAGTGTCATCGAAGAATATATGGTATAGATGACTTTCTAAGCAAAAGCTGCGACTACATTCTCAGTGATAACTTCAAACCCTAATATGTATTCACATACGCTTGTTGAAAACATTCATGTCGCTGTGACAATGATAATGCAAGCAAGCTATGTACGTGTATGGCCGTATATGTTCGAGGAGCTATCATTGTCAATATGTTTGGTTTGCAATAGGCAAACGGCGTAATAAAGTTTATCTAATGCTTTTACGacatcactggaaaattttctaCGCTACCGTAATATAAGACATTTGTAAACAGCTCTATTCCTTTAGTGCTCAGAGAACAGCACTGTCATATGCATCACGAAAGGGGCGTTGAATCGCGAGCATATATAATGACTGCTTGATGTGATCCAACGTGACCCGTCAACATTAACGGGTAATCGTTTCTCGGAGAAATGTTAAACGGCAAggctaaaaaaatgaaatgcgcagaGACGCGAGAAATTGTGAAAGATCTACATGCTAGACAAATTAAGGTTGAATATTATATAACTGACCATTCCGACTGGAAGACACAGTTCATGTTTGCACCGAAGTATTGTTTCATGAAGTAATAGACTAAACTTGTGGGAGTTGTATTGAACTTGCATTCTATATTGTTGGTGTACGATTAACTTTGCTAGTTACGCGCATGAGACTACCAGGAAAAGTTCTGAGAAAAATATTCGCAGAGGACCCCTGAGCACGTTCTTACGAGATGAGAACGCGAAAACATCTCGATAGTGTATATGACAGCTAGAAGCTGGTAAACATGTGATGTTTCTTGCAATTCAGCGTGGGTGACGGCGAGATCATGTCTTCCCGATAGTGCGACGGGCCAGCATTCAGACTGCACGACGGTGAGCGGCCCGCAGATGAGCGTGTCGGGTCTTTCAGCCACGCAATCTGGTATGCAAACCTCGGGCACTAGTAAGAGGCTTCGGCGCCTCGCACCCAGTTACCTGATTTCGTTTGCACGTGCATCTCGACAGAAGTACACGGCACATACTACCCATTTGAGCTGCACATCACGCTCCTTCGGTGTGGCTGTAGAAGTTTGACCCCGGCCTCAGTTTTGGCGGGACAGGTCACGTGATTTCGGAAGACTGCTTTTGCGGACTATAGCTGTGTGCGCGCTTTCGCCGAACTAGCCAAGTAACGCTTTCGCTTTATGATTGCCACGGTATATGCAAGTGGAGAAGCTGTCATTCAGCGAAACCGCTGAGTAATCTGCATACGAAGCCTGTAtacagaccaggggcgtagccagaaatttttttcgggggggggggttcaaccatacttcatgtatgttcgtgcgtgcgtctgtatgtgtgcgtgtatatatacgcaagcaaaactgaaaaatttcgggggggggtttgaacccccccaaccccccccttggctacgcccctgatacagaCAATGCTAGAACATAGTTTTCTGTAAAAGCTACGTAAGTTTTTGTACGCACACTGGTACGAACATTCTACAAAAATGCACTAAAACCAACTGCACATCCAAGCAGCCAAACCCAAGTTTATTAGCAAAAATGTCCCAGTTGGAGATTTATGTTTCAAGTGAACGTGGCACCAGAAATGGTCTACATCATGCAACTCAAATATAGCTATTGATAAGTAACCGCCTGTTAGCAGGAGACAACCCTTCCCCCAACGAAGTATCCAGTTTAATTGCTTGTGTCAGTGGTTTCTACGCTtccttattttcttatttttgttagTCTCAGTTATATTTTTCAATCTACAAGTCCGGTTTCATCTATGGTTTGGGCGTCCCTTCTCTTCCTAGCCTGGCTCTTACTTATTAAATCACAATTTAACACTGCTGCGCTTTATAGGTGGAACCATTTGTTTGCAGGCTTGGTGTCTGGTCCATTGAGCGAGCATTTTAGCACGGTTCCAGTGATGGCTGTAGGATCCGTGCTGGCGTCAGCAGGCGTTATAGCGTCAGCTTTCGCGCCGGACATCACGTGGATCTCCGTTACTCTTGGAATTGTGCACGGTATGTCATTTGTCTTGCATGCTGTGCCACCTGTTTCTTTTTAGACCGCCGATGAAACGATTAGCAAATCGTCGCTACCAAGACATCGTTTGGATGATGCTGCAGCAAAGGAAGAGGGATTATGATTGATGCCGTTGACTGGCATCTTTCCTTGGAAACGTAGCGGTAAATAATCGTCTACCGCGCATGATCCAGTCACATTTATGAGCTTTTATTCAATCAGGCGTGTAGGTAAACCGCAGCGCCATATTGTGATGTTGCGTCCCTCAGAACACATTAACCTTTCTTGAGTGACTACGATGTTCAGCTTAGGAGTAGAAGTGATTTTGATGGCAACAACAGAATCGTAATTGTGCAATGGCCCTCAATTTCAACGCGAGAATTGAAACAACACGAAGAAAAGTCACTGCTAAATGCGAGCGCCAGCACTGTTCCTGTTTGTCcagttttctttaaaactgcgtttCATTGCCCCCCGTATTGTAGCCTCCAGCATTCCGTAGATAGTCATAGCAATCAGTATTTTAGATAATCTGAAACATTTAACTTGATATACGCCGTATACGTGCACGGCGACCTTACTAGTTAGGGAGGAGCGTTGTGTTGAGTAGAAAATATAGGGTAACCGCGACTGAGCCGGATGAGCGTCTCCTGGACGGGGAGTTACTATTCGAAGGCGGGGCCTTTCAAGTTTTTAGGTACACAATATGCTGCCGGACGTTAAAAATTGAACGTGGCGTTAACGTTCGAATATTTGAGCATGGGTAATATTCACAAGTTACTTCGTACTTGCAATCGTTAtagataaaaaacaaaaaaaagagaaactaggTTTTTTTTCGCCTGCGTTGCACTCACGTTCTCATTAGTTAGTCTTGGCTAGCCAGTAAATGTAATTATCATTGTGTGTTCCATGTTTATTGTAGCGAATTAACGCTGGTATTGGTTAATAAGCCCTGTATTATTACCCACTTAAAACGAGGCGATAACACGTGTCATAATTTGCCATCCTGTTGAAGGAACAGCGTACGACTTAACGTCCGCCTTGGATTAGCTTGTACACAGATTCTGGATCAGCTCGAGCAATGTATGTGCGTCGTGCTATGTGCAGTTCCAAATGTTTTAGCATTCTTAGAGTGAGCAATATGTCGATATTGAAGTAGACGGCAGGCTGCTCAAGTGTAAAGCTGAAGAAAAACCGCCGTGTTCGTGATTTCGTGGTGCTGAATGCAAACGGCACGTGCATGCGAATGTAAGCGCCACATGCATGTCGGTGTTACCACATTTGCTACTGTCACTCGTGTAACACATACTTCCCTCCCCTGCCCAGGCTTCGGTGTAAGTCGTTGCGACCatgctgcaagtcatcataagcATGTACTTCAAGCGGTACCGAGGCACCGCTCACGGCATCATGTTTGCCGGCTCCACAGCGGGCGCCTTCTTCTACCCGCAGCTACTGCTCTTTCTGAGAAGCGTATGGCTTCCGCGGAAGCCTGCTCATCTTTGGTGCCATCCTGTTGCACATGGTTCGCCTTCAGCCTCGCGCTTCGCGAACCTTGGGTATCTACCGAGAGGCTCGAAAAGAAGCGACCCACAGTGGCAAGTCTGCCGACGTTCCCAGCTACCGAACTCGAAGCCCGAGGCCCGTCGAAGCTACGTCGAGCATCGTGTCCTGCATTTGTAATGGAGTCTCGGCGCTCCATTGAAGCAAGTCCATCGTCGTTTCCAGCCAGGAAAGTGGAAGCCCAACGTCCGGCAGAAGTAGGACGACCATCGCTTCTCGCTGCTCAACTGGAAAGAGACACGACGACAGTGGCGGTGTCTACCTCTCAGGCTGTGCTGCAAAGTGTGCGCGAGGTGTTTAGGTGCACCATGTTCTATGCGCTCATTGTAACCTGGCTAGTACTCAGTTACAACGTCGATATTTCTTCTCCACAATAGTTGACCTTGCTTTGGACAAAGGTGTAAGCATGCGCGACGCTGTAGCCCTCATACCCTACTACTCAATCACGGACCTGGTGGGAAGGGTCTTCTTGCCGCTGCTAGCAGATCGAAAGTACGTGCGGCGTACAAACCTCATGGTGATAAACTACCTCCTCTTGGGAGCGACCGTGGTGTCGCTACCGTTCACCGACAGTTACGGCGCACTGGTGGGCGCGTCGCTGTGTATCGCTATGTTCATAGGGTGCGGAATGACGATGCACAGCGTTCTGATGGCGGACTATTTGGGCCTCGAGCGGCTGGCCGTGGGGTACAGCATTATGGGTGCCATCTGTGGACCACTGCTCATGGGGAAGCCTCCGGTTGTAGGTGAGCGCTCTACATTAAGTAACAAACTGCTGGCATTAACGTGCAGCAACTTTGTTCAGAAGTCGTAGCAATGCAGTTCAAATGTTAGGTGAGGATAGCACCGTAATTCCGGAATGCACTGTACCACCCCAATATACCGTCGTGGTCCTTGTGCCCTGCCTGATCTTATGAAAACTCGTTCACACGTTTTCGTTTTTCAAAGCCGGCCATTTTATCTTTCACTGTAAGATGAGCTGCCGCTCTTCCCGCTTACATAGTCATTGTACAAGATGGGTATACACCAACGACTCCTAGCTTATCGATTGTATGCTAATATACTATTATCGGTATGTGACGCAATAATGCTAGAACTACGAAGCGAGCAGGCTGACACTACAGCCGAAAAAGACATAACGTCTCGCTACTATTTAGGGAGGAGAGAAGTGGAACTGAACTTGATAAtagaaagaaatgaagatgagGCAAGGAAAGAACAGATGCATGCGAGAAGAATTAAATGCACAAATGAAAGTGCCTGGAAGAACTTTGTTGCATTGTTTCAAGGCGCAGagaaagagtttttttttctgcaataatcATAGCTAGCGCCGCCGCCATAATTTATTCTGTCCTGCTAAAGTTTTTCTCAGCGTTAATGCCGTGCACTTACTGATTTCAAAGAAATAGTGATAAATGAAAGTGCTTCCAGTTGTGCACAATAAGTCAGAGCTTAGTGTTCCCACCTAGCATCGCCTGGGATGTTTGTATTAGTTGATTCAATAAAACAAAGGTAATTCATCGAGGTGAGATCGGATCGCGTGAGCGCCTTATAGACAAGTAGAACGCACTGTGGATCAGTCATTATATTCTTTGTGCATAGCTTCTAGGTCAAACGAACCTGCCTTGTCGTGGAGGTCACTGTTCGCCTGTAATTGAGCTACCATTGCACAGTTAGATTAGGATAACCTATTAGATACAGTTATTCACATGACTTCTTCAAAATCTGCATATGGGCCGTGAATATGTACGGTTCCCGACGACTCCATATCAGAAACATCTGCCGTATGACCACTATGGGGCGTAATGTTTTAACAGCGTTCGAAATGTCTTCACATAGAATACATCTGGCCATAATATCCCTCATATTTTGCTAAACGCAGTACTTTGCGATGTAACCTTTTTTTTCCCAATTGTTCTTCTTCGTACGGCCGTCTTTCATTCAGCGATGTTGTCACGGACAGACGGAAGTTTACTTGAACCTGCTAACGCGGTGTCCTTTTGTGTTGTTTCTGAATACCAATCTATAAAATATGATACATTCTGCAGATATGAGAACCACCGTCGAATTTTGACAATTTAACTTATATACATTGTTGAAATGCATGGTAAACATAGAGCTCAACGTTTCGAGCTGTTCTTATTGTTTAAACGCACTCTTTACTATGAACAACGAAGTAGTCCAAAACTGAAGCACTGAATTAAATTCTGTAGTTTTTCACGCCGTGCAGCAGTGTTATGGTTAGGCGCGCCTGAACGAACAAACTTTTTAACGCAGGACTGTCTAACTTGCCCTGCATTAATAGTTAATGATAGTAaatgctcgttaattcgaacCCGAAGGGGACTATAAATGATTCGAATTAAGCcgagttcgaattagcgggcgGGCGCTAGAATGAACGCACATCGCGCGTCATTGCGCGGGCGGAGCCCGAAGAAGCAACCCCTGGACTCATTACTGTGAATTAGGCGCTAATACACGTctgtggcaggtgatttcgtaaatgGGTTCATGGAGTTCTTACGGCGAATAGaaattaattgatcagtcaggGATTCGCCAGATAGAAGCACCGACATGCTCTCATGTGGGAAGTGAGTCTTAAAGGGACCGAAAAGAGAAACAATGATTTGGTTTATtgaaagtgtgctcggagaactcttgtgtagtttatttcaccaccacaggttattattagaggagaaaccaagttaaaagtttcatttttaaatttcgcgccgaagttTGTAATTCGTGACTTAaacgatttcaaagagcatttaaggtattttggcgccactggctcgacgaaatttccacaaactcgttatgtcaagtctctggccccctcagagaacaatgtaaTTTGATTTAACCGAGTAGAAACTACGTGGGCCCAcagcgccgtcaaaaatatgtgacgtccggaaaatggtgcgggaattccaaggtggcgtcgccacctgtattttctttttgcgcgttttctcgcttattaagcgtcttcgcgcagaaagcgtggtgtttttggtatcgtggaagtctactttactaatgcgagaaaaattgttttccgTTTAGTGACTTTAATGTCGAATATATGACGATATTTAcgctccaaaacacgtttatttgcacggcggcgataatgcaatcaaGATTGAAAGTATTCAATAATTTGCATTCGCTTGTGTTTCTTCTGTCGTGACTCCGTGAGCATGATTTTTCGTTTGCCCAAGAGCTGAAACGCGGCttccgaattctcatctgctgagagATGCTACTGTTTCGTTGCTTTGCATCTCTGGTAAATTTggtttggcttggttttgcaacacattcTGATCACTCTGGGCTGACGTCTGCGAGGAGCAATGAAAACCaagggctcccagttcgaattaaccgcgttcgaattatcgggagcattcccccatagaaatacatGGGCCTGTGCCGGTACTACGGTCAGTTCCAATTaactgtaagttcgaattaaccgagttcGACTTAACAAGCTTTTACCGTATTTGGTTTGCGTTTCGCCCGTTAAGCTGTGACAGCTGTGGCCGGGCCCTAACACGTGGCCTCGAGCCCACCAGCGCTGTAATGTCTCGATACTGAGCTACTATGGCGATTACGATCGGAAAGTCAAGGAAGTTGTTTAGAAGTTCTACGAACTACGTGATAACACCGAGAAACTCTAGAATGAAAGGTTTTATCCAATGCAATTTGATTAAGTGCCGCTCAGAATTGTGCATTTTATCAATTCTCTACGCTGCTCCGTGCACCGTGATCGCAAGTTCGTTCAAGCCTTTTCGGGATCTGGCACATAAGTGGTGCTACTGCTGCTTGTTTACAGAAGATAAGTTCCAAATTAGGCATAATCTGTGTGCTAGTCTACATGCATCAGTTGCTCAAAAGCTCGACGCTTCAGAGCACACAAGTTTATTTCTATGAGAATGCTCGATGCACGGTTTAATAGAGAATTAACCAGCGCTGTTCACAATGACCGTTGCCCCAATACTGAACAACATAGAGTTCATTTGAATGACTATTCTGGCATTTCTATTTCACAATATTGATACTAAACTGAGAAAGGGCatattttaatttttattattataattCTTTCGAGCATCCTTAGTTCTTAACGAGAACTTAGAagtttcagagaaaaaaaaaaagcattcaaaCGATAGAGATAACCGATAGTCTTAATTTACTATATGATAGTCATTTCTTGCAAGTTTTGttgcacgtttctttctttatggcTAGATTTCTTGCAGTCCGCATTTTAAAAACTTAAATTTCATGGTTGCTTTACATGCCAGGAACATACACGGTACCCTGTGTCCTCGCCATGTTCTTCTTGAccaatttcattttgttgccacaaTAATCAAAATCAGGCGACCCCAGGCTAATAAGTGTGCGTAGTGGAGCCGCACGCTGTTGCATGAACAAATTCAGGCGTATGAGGC harbors:
- the LOC119391648 gene encoding monocarboxylate transporter 10-like, with amino-acid sequence MRDAVALIPYYSITDLVGRVFLPLLADRKYVRRTNLMVINYLLLGATVVSLPFTDSYGALVGASLCIAMFIGCGMTMHSVLMADYLGLERLAVGYSIMGAICGPLLMGKPPVVGFFRDNLGSYDAMFGFWEACVFDRPTLDDGVMV